gccctccttttcctgtagtccacgatcaggtcCTATGTCTccctcacattgagagagaggtttttgtcctggcaccacactgccaggtctctgaccttctccctataggctgtctcatcattgtcggtgatcaggcctaccaccgttgtatcgttagcaaacttaatgatggtgttggagtcatgggtgaacagggagtacaagaggggactaagcacgcacccccgaGAGGGtcacccgtgttgaggatcagcgtggcagatgtgttgttgcctacccttactaccagggggcggcccatcaggaagtccaagatccagttgcagagggaggtgtttaatcccagggtctttagcttagtaacgagctttgtgggcacaatggtgttgaacactgagctgtagtcaatgaacatcattctcacataggtgttccttttgtccagctgggaaagggcagtgtggagtgcgtttgagattgcgtcatctgtggatctgttggggcggtatgcgaattagagtgggtctagggtttctgggatgttgttgatgtgagcctttcaaagcccttcatggctaccgacatgagtgttacgggcggtagtcatttaggcaggttaccttcgctttcttgggcacagggactatggtggtctgcttgaaacatgtcggTGTTACAGGCTcggtcaggaagaggttgaaaatgtcagtgaagacacttgccagttggtccgcgcatgctctgagtacacgtcctggtaatccatctggacatgcagccttgtgaatgtccacctgtttaaaggtcttgctcacatcggctactgaaAGCGTGATTACACAGTCATCCTGAACAGCTGgttctctcatgcatgcttcaatgttgcttgtctcgaagcgagcatgaaaggcatttaacccgtctggtaggctcgcgtcactgggcagctcgcggctggggttttcttttgtagtccgtaatagtttgaaagccctgccacatccgacgagcatcagagctggtgtagtaggattcaatcttagtcgtGTATTGAGGCTTTGCCTTTGATCTTCtgaaggcatagcgggatttcttataaaagTCCGTATTACTGTCCAGCtctttgaaagcagcagctctagcctttagctctgtGCGGGTGTTGCCGGTAATgattggcttctggttgggatatatacagttgaagtcggaagttaacatacacttaggttggagtcattaaaactcatttttcaaccactccacaaattgcttgttaacaaacaatagtttagGCAAGTtggataggacatctactttgtgcatgacacaagtaattgttctaacaattgtttacagacagattatttcacttacaattcactgtatcacaattccagtgggtcagaagtttacataaactaagttgaccatgcctttaaacagcttggaaaattccagaaaattatgtcatggctttagaagcttctgatacgcTAATTGACcctatttgagtcaattggagatgtacatgtggatgtatttcaaggcctaccttcaaactcagtgcctctttgcttgacatcattggaaaatcaaaagaaatcagccaagaccttgttgacctccacaggtctggttcatccttgggagcaattttcaaacacttgaaggtaccacaaacaatagtacacaagtataaacaccatgggaccacgcagccgtcataccgttcaggaaggagacgcattctgtctcctagagatgaacgtactttggtgcgaaaagtgcaaatcaatcccagaacaacagcaaaggacctggtgaaggacctggtgaagatgctggaggaaacagctacaaaagtatctaaatccacagtaaaacgagtcctatattgacataacctgaaaggccactcagcaaggaaaaagccactgctccaaaactgccataaaaaagccagactatggtttacagctgcacatggggacaaagatcgtactttttggagaaatgtcttctggtctgatgaaactaaaatagaactgtttggccataatgaccattatgtttggaggaaaaagggggaggcttgcaagctgaagaacaccatcccaaccgtgaagcacgtaggtggcagcatcatgttgtgggggtgctttgctgcaggaaggactggtgcacttcacaaaatagatggcatcatgaggcagtaaaatgatgtggatatattgaagcaacatctcaagacatcagtcaggaagttaaagcttggtcgcaatgggtcttccaaacggacaatgaccccaagcatacttccaaagttatggcaaaatggcttaaggacaacaaagtcaaggtattggagtggccatcactaaTCCCTCAAAATTTGTTGGTAGAacagaaaaagcgtgtgcgagcaaggaggcctacaaacctgactcagttacaccagctctgtcaggagaccAGCTCTGTCATGGGCAAAAagacacccaacttattgtgggaagcttgtggaaggctacctgaaacatttgacccaagtttaaattgtttaaggcaatgctaacaaatactaattgagtgtatgtaaacttctgactcactgggaatgtgttgaaagaaataaaagctgaaataaatcattctctctactattattctgacatttcacattctgaaaataaagtggggatcctaactgacctaagacagggaatttttactaggattaaatgtcaggaattgtgaaaaactgagtttaaatgtatttggctaaggtgtatgtaaacatccgacttcaaatgtacgtacggtcactgtggggatgatgttgtcaatgcacttattgatgaagccggtgactgaggtggtatactcatcaatgccattggatgaataacggaacatattccagtctgtgctagcaaaacagttctatAGCGTAGCatcgtcatctgaccacttccgtattgagcgagtcactggtacttcctgctttagttttcgcttgttagcaggaatcaggagatagaattatggtcagatttcccaaatggagggcgagggagagctttgtacgcgtctctgtgtgtggagtaaaggtggtctagagttttttttcgtCTGGTTACACATGTGACatactggtagaaatgaggtaaaacggatttaagtttgcctgcactaggagtgccgcttctggatgagcattttcttgtatgcttatggccttatacagctcgttgagtgtggtcttagtgccagtgtCAGTTTGTGGTGGTGGATGGCTACAAAAAATATggataaactctcttggtagatagtgtggtctacagcttatcatgagaggcaagcaatacctcgagactaccttaatattagacatcgcacaccagctgttattgacaaatagacacacaccaccacccctcgtcttaccggacataagtgttctgtcctgccgatgcacggaaaacccagccaactgtatattatctgtgtcgttgttcagccatgattcggtgaaacataagatattacagtttataatgtcctgttggtaggatagtctcgaactgAGCTCGTCCAATGTATTCTCTAGTGATTGATAGaacagatggtagaggcgggttacccactcgccgacgTGGATTTGGGCTTTGTCTGGGAGCAACATTATATCCTTCGCGTCAGACtaattaaagaaaaaaaaaatagtccagttcgaggtgagtaattgctgttctgatacCCGGATGCTGTTttgggtcataagagacggtagcatcaAGATTATGTACAaattaagttacaaacaatgtgaaaaaacacacaaaatagcacaattggttaagaGCCCATAAAACAACAGCCATCATATCCTGTGCCATTCTTagatatttgggacaaatcattcactaaaccctgaacctcaactacatcttgtaatgaataatgtggaaattgagcaagttgaggtgactaaactgcatTGGAGTAAGCCTGGATTTTAAACTTTTATTTTTTACCACTTTTTTCTCccaaattttgtgatatccaattggtagttacagtctagtcccatcgctgcaactccagtGCGGACTTGGGAGAAGCGAAGGTCGGGAACcaagcgtcctccgaaacacaaccccgcactgcttcttgacacactgcactcttaacccggaagccaaccgcaccaatgtgtcggaggaaacactctACATCTGGTGACCAAActccatgggaccaacactttacatgttgcgtttatatttttgttcagttataAAGTTGGGAACTTTTTGTTTTCATCCCGCACAGTACAACTTTTTGGGTGTAGGCTGCCAATACATCTCAGAGAAGAAGCAGGAAGAGAAGGTCACAATTCCAAGATGGCAGCGCGCTGTGTGCTGAGGTCTATTTGGACCTCTCTATCTGGTGTTAAATGTGTGGCCAGCAGCAGCAATATGAGTGCCTTTCAGAGTATAACCAATTGCCCTCAACTCTCGGTTTTTGGAATTATTCAAAGTAGAGGAATTCGACAAGGTGAGGTTCTCCTTGAATCCTGGTGTAGCCATATGACAGCTCGCGCTGCTAGCAGTAGCGCATTCATTCAGTAAGCTTTGCCCTTCGATAAGGATTATTTTAGGCGTTAAATATAGTTGTGGTAGTTGATTATACGAATAAAATCATTTGAACGACCATGTTGTAGTtgaatttcttttttttaaactcacTAGAAGCACAAGCTAAACTAGCTTgccggtgttgtgccgaaaatccTCCCCTTCGCGTGAACGCGCACACACGCGATTCTTCATTGTTGCGacttgctagttgagatttctgctcttcactccGTTGTCAGTTTAGCTTCAGGATTTCGGCAGGCAAGAAAATGGCCTTGCCGAAACCCCACACCCCCTTTCTATTTTCCTTAgttttgtggctagagtcaaatactttctgtggcacacagTCAAAACTTTCTATAGAACAATCTTCatgtcaggataggcaaccgaaatgaatcattcgtgtgtgtgttatattaaacagggagtaaaatgtaggcaagcaataaacattcagaacaactactagtcgaataagacatgggagagatgacgtattttggcaaagagatttatttagactaatacacttgaaacatagccaaaccgaaaactgcagacataACTCCGCCGCGATCAAACCGCCATTCTAAAATGAAACGGAGCCTAACGTGATAATTGACAGCTGCCTTGAAGGATAGAAATAAAAGATGCTTTCTgctactaagatcagtgaaatgtagCCTAAACTGACAACGGAGTGAAGAACTTGCAATGAATAATTGATGTGTGCGCGTTCACgtggaagggaggaggaagagatttTCGGCACACCTGTTATGAAACGGTGGCATGGAATTGTACTAACTGTGACTGCCTGTTTTGTTTACAGTCGTGGAAAAGAAAGAAGGCAAAACAACAATAGTAAGTGACAAGCTTGCTAACCTGTTGGTTCTTCACTGCACACTACTCATTTTGTGGTTTCTGTGGTGATGTGTTGCGTTTATCTCTAGCTATGTCGATGGATTGCGTTTAACTTAATAGTACTAGTCAGTATGGTATCCACACATTTCAAGATATTTAAGACAATCTCTATACCATGTTAGCAATGAACACTTATCTAGCTAGTAAATGTCTACAGTAGATTGGAAGTATTTGTGCAGTGCTTATTTAGTTATTGACTGTCATTGCATTCTTTCTCAGATTGAGGGGTTAACACAGGATACTCCAGCTGGACCACAGCCACCCAACCCCACAGCCCAGTGCCCCATCTACCGATGGAACCTGCAGAACAAATACAACTACACGgtaagtgttttcactgacacctgactgaataCTTAGCTACTGCCTCGCAGAAATAACACGGTGACCATGATCAGTGCTGGTCCACACACTCACATCTCCTATGTGTCTCATGCATTTTATATCAGTATGTGTGCCTGTGTATCTGTGTCTATCAGTATGTGTGCCAGTTCTGTGAGCTCAGACCTACAGTAATTCCCTGTGTTTTGTCTTTGTCAGGATGTCCTGTTGCTCAGTCAGTTCATCAGGTCTGATGGAGGAATGCTGCCTCGTAGAGTCACtggtctctgtgcccaagaacaccgcAAGATCGCCATCTGTGTGCAAATGGCGCACAGAGCAGGTACAATACTATGTGTATCAGCTCTGGATACTCAACTATTGTGACGTGCATTTTCTTCAAGATGGTAAACGTACTCTATTCCAGGTCTTCTCCCAGATCACAAACCATCTCTCCCAGAGGGACATGTACCAAAGAAGCCCAAGCCCCAGCTCAACAGGTAActagtgcgtgtgtgtttgacTCCTGCAGTGTCTCAGAATGTACCTTCTCACACCTGTATTGTTTCTTGTTAGACCTCTCATAACATTACCTTTAACATTAACACTTGTGTGTCGTCTTTCGCTAAACTTCTGTTGTCTCTAGCCAACTCACACCTGTACCGTTTCATCACACAGATACCTGACTCGCTGGTCCATTGATTCGGTGAAGCCCATCTATAGGGCagggctgaagtggtgtaaaaaTCGTATCTCTGTCGGCCACCCAGCTCTCAGAAACAACGTACAATATGGCAAGAAAATCCTCTACCTGAAACATTGACGACATGGGGGCATGTCAACCCACAGCAGTAGGAGTCGGTGTGGGCGGGACATAGATGGGGTGCAGCAATTCTATCGGATGTCTATCCCCATGGAACTCCTGCCTCATTTGGGACTTGTCCATTGACTTTTGAAAACTAGCCTTTCTGAACAGCTGAGGGAGCATCTGTATTTGTACAACCTATTTAGTGGCCGTTACCCATTGGAACAAGTCATTCGGAGCAATACCCAGAAACAACACCCATTCTGTCATTCGGCCTTTGAAGATGCTCTGGAAAAACTCAATTTATCGCAAGAGCAATTGGGCCAGTGGAACAACTGTTTCAATGTAGGTGGTATGTTGACATTGTGTACTTCAAGACAGATGTGCAAATAAAATAGATCTGCTTACTCTCCCTCCACTagctgtatactgtgtgtgtgattgtatgAGTAAGCATTTACTGGGCCTATTAGCAGAAGTAGCCAAGTGCATGTGGAAGTATATCAAACGGAATTATTTTTGTTTCTGTTTATTTACGTTAAATAACAGGAAAGAAACATCTCTTGCATAAATATAACTCAGTTTTGGCTGCTTTCAGTGTGGGTGGGGATAAAACACTGCTTTTCTCAGATGAgtggttgttttttttctttttttctcttcagtATCTCACTGGCTCTTTTAAAACATGAAGGGCCGGTCCAGGTTCTTTGAGACTGCCGCCCATGTAGATGTAGCCGTGCTGGGGTGTCATGGGTTCTTTAAAGGTGGTCAGGCCCAGCCACAGCAtgctgctgatcacacacagtaCTGCTGCGCTCAAACTGCTAGCTCCACAACCCTACACAGTCTTTATAACCCCCATCTGCTGCTCCTCAAATGACCCTTCATAAATCGAGACCATGTACAAGTCTCACATTACTGATTCCACTATTCCCAATGGGGGGAATTCAGTCCCAAGATACACAGGTATAAATGGAACTTATTCCTTTTTCACACTTTTCTCACTGCgcattctgaccttgaacttaagcatgaggAAACCGGTGCCAGCGAGCTATTTGTTTGGGGTGGAGATCACAGAAATGGAGGTGTGGCAGAGGTCTGTCTACAGATATACCTATTCTGACCTTAACTTAATTCTACCATCTTTACATGCGAAGAAATCATAAGGTCAAGTGAACCTGTCTGTTCCAAGTGGAAAAACCTCTTTCTCTTTTCAGATATAAATAACAGccttctccatgcactgtaatttatacattgataagagctaggtaaatgagcaATCCATTTGGATAAAACCAttgtaaatacagtgccttcagaaagtattcacgccccgttttccacattttgtgttagtctgaattttacatttatattttgtgtcactggcctacacacaataccccataatgtcaaagtggagttaaaaatgttttgaaattaataaaaatgaaaagtttaaatgtcttgagtcaataagtattcaatcctttgttatggcaagcctaaataagttcaggagtaaagatgtgcttaacaagtcaaataagttgcatggactcactgtgtgcaatagtcTTAACATTTTTTTAAggactaccttatctctgtaccccacacatacaattatctgtaaggtccctcagttgagcagtgctgTATCATCcatccgtgattgggagtcccattgggcggcgcacaattggaccagcgtcgtccgggtccggggtaggccgtcattgtaaagaagaagttgttcttaacggacttgcctagttaaaggttcaattttaatttattttttaaaaagCTGTGACTTTCAAAC
The window above is part of the Salmo salar chromosome ssa15, Ssal_v3.1, whole genome shotgun sequence genome. Proteins encoded here:
- the LOC106571483 gene encoding 39S ribosomal protein S18a, mitochondrial, which encodes MAARCVLRSIWTSLSGVKCVASSSNMSAFQSITNCPQLSVFGIIQSRGIRQVVEKKEGKTTIIEGLTQDTPAGPQPPNPTAQCPIYRWNLQNKYNYTDVLLLSQFIRSDGGMLPRRVTGLCAQEHRKIAICVQMAHRAGLLPDHKPSLPEGHVPKKPKPQLNRYLTRWSIDSVKPIYRAGLKWCKNRISVGHPALRNNVQYGKKILYLKH